In Lolium rigidum isolate FL_2022 chromosome 7, APGP_CSIRO_Lrig_0.1, whole genome shotgun sequence, the DNA window cTTCTTCCAGTTGCCTAAAGGGGTCTTGAAACGATTGGACTATTttcgatctagattcttttggcaagaagatagtgagaaaaagaaatatcggttGGCTAAATGGAATGTAGTTCGCCGTCAAAAAGACCAGGGAGGACTTGGGATTCATGATCTTCAGGTCAAGAACCGTGCCCTCCTTGGAAAATGGTTATTCAAGCTTCTTTCAGAAGAAGGTATATGGCAAACAATTCTCAAAAGAAAGTATGTAGGCTCGAAGGCCTTTTCCCAGGTCTTTTGGAAACCTGGTGACTCACATCTCTGGGCTGGACTTATGGCGACGAAGAAATTCTTCTTCCCATATACATCTTTCTCTATCAAGGATGGATCTCAGATACGTTTCTAGGAAGATAAGTGGTTAGGCAACACTACCCTTCGGGAACAGTATCCAGCCTTATATAGTATTGTACGCCACAAGTTCTGATACCATTGCAACGGTAATGCAAAATTCACCATTAGCAGATGGCATTCAGACATGACCTAATAGGTCCAAGACTTGCATCTTGGAATACGCTACTTCAACGACTTGAGAGGGTCTAGTTGTCGCATGGGTCTGATGTGGTTCGATGGAATCTTAAAGAGAATGGTAAATTCTCTGTTGATTCAATGTATAATGCATTGATTCAATCCGATACGCCAGTTGAAAATAACGAAAAAAACTGGTCTATGAAGATTCCTTTAAAGACGAAGGTCTTTGCCTGGTATCTTCGTAGAGGGGTcattcttactaaggataatcttgTGAAACGTAGTTGGCAAGGTAGTAAAAAGTGTGTTTTTTGTCTTCATGATGAGACTATCAATCACCTTTTTTCCAAtgtcaatttgcgagatctatatgctcAATAACCCAATAGGTTCTACCTTGTACCCACCTCGGAGCGTTGCGCATCTTTTTGGTAGCTGGCTCAATGGGGTGGAGCGTAGGTTCAAAACTTTTATTCGGGTGGGGGCGATCGCtattatttggtcgctatggctatgtagaaatgacaagattttccatgATATTAACTCTTCttgtttgcaggttatctaccggtcCACCGCTTTGCTCCGTTCGTGGTCTTTGCTTCAACGAGCAGAGAgtcgcgacctctttatggagtaTCTACACGATTGGAAGATGTGGCgaaggatattttttcccaacatggatggcgGCGTAATCTACGGATAGAGCCTCCCGCGCCGGGCGTCCTTATTTTGTTATTTCAGCTATTGTAACAAGACTGGTActttggtgtgtgtgtgtgcggctgtgtgcatcatgttatgcagagactgggtgtaatacTTTTCTAAAGTAATGAAAGCGCCttttatcgagaaaaaaaaatagcCATATAAGATTATTGGAAATGCGGTCAGTATGTCCCCATTCCAGCATACTTGTACTTAGGAGGAGGCTAGACTTATTGCAAGCGCATCTCACTTGATCGTGAGATCTGGAGATAGATGGAGTGCCTCGTCGCGTTCACGTATCAATCAGTACGGAAGGATTCCCAAGGCCCTGCCGTACTCGACGACATCATCGTATATCTCGTCGAGGGTCTTGTACTTGTACTCGAACCCTTCCGCGACGAGCTTCGCCGACGACATGCACACTCTCGGCTTCTCGGGGGAACCACTGAACCGGTCGGTCCTGACTTTGTACTGCGAGTACTTGACGGAGACGAAGCGGGCGAGCACGCCGGCGGTGGTGCTGAGGCTGCAGCAGATGTACCGctccgccgccggcgcctccttCTCGGCGAGGAACACCTCGGCGCGGCAGAGGTCGTCGACGTGGACCAACGAGATCGAGCCGGACACCGTTTCGATCTGCTGCAGGATGCGGATCTTGGCTTCGTCGCCTGAAATCATTTCGTCAGACACACGCTGCTCATCGCTCGAGACCGTTGAGGCGTACGCTGAAGGTTCAGATTGTTTTATCACTGCATATTAAATTTGTTTCAGCGCTCACCGGATAGTGGGGAGAGGACGTCGGGGACGCTGGTGTGGACCTTCACGGCCGGCGCCGCGCCCACCACGACGACGGGGCACACGGTGACCAGGCTGATGCCGCTCTCCTGCGCGAACGCGCACGCCGCCTTCTCCAGAAGCACCTTCGACACAGGGTACCCCTGAAACGTTTCATACTCAAAATCGTGTCATGGTTTAGCCGCACAGAGATAATCGACTGAACATGTGGATGTGCGTACCCAGTGACCGGTCGCATTGGCTCTGAGGAAGTCGACGTCGGACCAGGACTCCTCGTCCAGGACATGGCCGTCGCCTTGCAGCAGAGGACGGGCGGAGACGGACGCCACCGACGATGTCAGGACCACGCGCTTCTTATTGCGTCACGATTTATCCGATGGTGTCGGGTCCTCACGTACGGCCGATCCTCAGCTAACCAAGCCGCGCACGCGTGAGAAGCGAGCCCGCGGACGCAGAACGGGATGGACGTGCCGAGCAAGCTTCCTCCGTGCCAACAACCCGAAGCCCGGTCGGTTGAATCCCTGCGCGGGCCCTTCGGTTGTAtccatccttttttttttttttttttttgagaacggtTGTATCCATCCTTGCTGCGCGCGCCGAAGAAAGATGCATGTCTGGGTTGCCACCGCCCATCCTTCCTTGCATACCCGCTCGCCCACTGAATCAATCCATCGATTTTATCCCAACTTTTGTAGGATGGGCCAGATGAAGCAAACTAAGCCAACAACGGCCAAATACGTGTGCTATTTAACATGTAATTAGTGTTTTGTATCTAGATAAGACCGGGCCAGGACCCTGGATGGCCTCCAAGACGCGCCACCCCTGCCGGTAACGATGCTCGCCGATGACCGCACGTCCTGCTATCTTCTCCTTCGATCACCAACCAAGTGCGCGCTTCCACTCCGTGAGAGAACATATATCGCTCGATTTAGATTTCCAAATGGAATTTGCGCCGATTAGAAATGTTCGACAGGACACGTGGCCATCCTGGGTCCACCCTGGTGCGCTGTCGTGGGTTCACTACATTTCCACTTCATTGGTATACGTATTTAGGACCGTATGTGAACATTCATAACAACTTTCAGGACTGTAGTGGTACATTCTCTGAGTCCCAGGACCGTTTTAGACATCATCAGTAACTTCTGGGACTATTGATGCATTTCACTCTTCTTTACCGACGGAGCTGAATTAAATACCACCAAATTATTTTGAGAGCATTAAATACCACGAAATGAGCGACCATTAAAAGCTCCGCTTGATCCAAAGGAAAGAACGAGCCAAGCTACCTTTGCAAATTGCTCGCCCGTCCACCGCTCCTAAATTATGGACG includes these proteins:
- the LOC124671268 gene encoding anthocyanidin reductase ((2S)-flavan-3-ol-forming)-like, which translates into the protein MISGDEAKIRILQQIETVSGSISLVHVDDLCRAEVFLAEKEAPAAERYICCSLSTTAGVLARFVSVKYSQYKVRTDRFSGSPEKPRVCMSSAKLVAEGFEYKYKTLDEIYDDVVEYGRALGILPY